The following proteins come from a genomic window of Winogradskyella sp. PC-19:
- a CDS encoding fibrobacter succinogenes major paralogous domain-containing protein: MKKNTRLLLIFVVSISVFQCSESDDSSPSPTPIPLTVTDIDGNVYSTIKIGNQTWMAENLEVTRLNDGTPITKYTFEDFGSNWGSINNQVAHYQFANTADLNNIYDEELPEDFYGAMYNHFAVETGKLAPDGWRIPTEADFIALEQHLNANGFSSNIAAALKSDNGWDSFSGNGSNASSFNGLPNGYVSGFGTPTASEAIASWLTTNISDTDNNSSTTRRWVQLTEDNSIFYSDTSIVLGAAIRCIKID, encoded by the coding sequence ATGAAAAAAAATACCCGCTTACTTTTAATTTTTGTAGTATCAATCTCAGTATTTCAATGTTCTGAAAGTGATGATTCAAGTCCATCACCAACTCCGATTCCACTTACGGTTACAGATATTGATGGTAATGTTTATTCAACTATCAAAATAGGAAACCAGACATGGATGGCCGAAAACCTAGAGGTGACGAGATTAAATGATGGTACACCAATTACAAAATATACATTTGAAGATTTTGGAAGCAATTGGGGAAGTATTAACAATCAAGTAGCACATTATCAATTTGCCAATACAGCAGATCTAAATAATATTTATGATGAAGAATTACCAGAGGATTTTTATGGTGCTATGTATAATCATTTTGCGGTAGAAACAGGAAAATTAGCACCAGATGGATGGCGTATACCAACAGAAGCGGATTTTATAGCTTTAGAACAACATTTAAATGCTAACGGATTTTCTTCTAACATTGCAGCGGCTTTAAAATCCGATAACGGATGGGATTCTTTTTCAGGTAATGGGTCTAATGCGTCTAGTTTTAACGGATTGCCTAATGGTTACGTTTCTGGATTTGGTACTCCTACAGCATCAGAAGCTATAGCATCTTGGTTAACTACAAATATTTCAGATACCGATAATAATTCTTCGACAACAAGGCGTTGGGTACAATTAACAGAAGACAATTCAATATTTTATTCTGATACATCCATAGTATTGGGCGCAGCTATACGATGTATTAAAATCGATTAA
- a CDS encoding class I SAM-dependent rRNA methyltransferase, translating into MNQFITKIKSTKQPKRLAVKLNAKGEQSIVIGHPWVFSKSIVKINDDAQTGDLAIIFSKNKNKVVGLGLYDAKSPIRIKIIHSENTKADINAEFFHYKIEKAFALRSDLLETKTNSYRLLFGENDGFPGLIADVYDNVLVVKLYSEIWLPYLETILHSLQEISKAETVVMRLSRNLQNSNNHNLKDGEVLYGKLEDEVVQFIEHGVNFSANVIKGHKTGYFLDHRENRRRVGELSSKKTVLDVFSYAGGFSVHALANGADEVTSLDISKQALDIARENGKLNDYYGIHKTISGDAFKEMKALIQKGKRYDVVVIDPPSFAKQQSEIELAKKKYAQLAELGEKLTAKNGLLVLASCSSRILAQSFFDLNQRVLNGQSRLFETMLKTKHDTDHPVTFPEGAYLKCGYYKFLE; encoded by the coding sequence ATGAATCAATTCATAACTAAAATCAAATCTACCAAACAACCAAAACGATTAGCTGTAAAGCTAAACGCAAAAGGCGAACAGTCCATTGTTATAGGTCATCCTTGGGTGTTCTCAAAAAGTATTGTAAAGATTAATGATGATGCGCAGACAGGTGATTTAGCTATAATTTTTAGTAAGAATAAAAACAAGGTAGTTGGACTAGGTTTATACGATGCTAAATCCCCAATCCGAATAAAAATTATTCACTCTGAAAATACCAAAGCTGATATTAATGCAGAATTCTTTCACTATAAAATTGAAAAAGCCTTTGCATTACGAAGTGATTTATTAGAAACTAAAACAAATAGTTACCGATTACTTTTTGGTGAGAATGATGGTTTTCCAGGATTAATAGCTGATGTATATGATAACGTTCTCGTTGTTAAGTTATATTCAGAAATTTGGCTGCCATATTTAGAGACTATACTACATAGTTTACAAGAGATTTCAAAAGCAGAAACTGTAGTTATGCGATTGAGTCGCAACCTTCAAAATAGCAATAACCATAATCTAAAAGATGGAGAAGTGCTCTACGGTAAATTAGAAGATGAGGTAGTACAATTTATTGAACATGGTGTTAACTTTTCAGCAAACGTTATAAAAGGACACAAAACGGGTTACTTTTTAGATCATCGCGAAAACAGAAGACGTGTTGGTGAGTTAAGCTCAAAAAAAACCGTGCTGGATGTGTTCTCATATGCTGGTGGATTTTCAGTTCATGCACTAGCAAATGGTGCTGATGAGGTGACTAGTCTAGATATTAGTAAACAGGCTTTAGATATTGCCAGAGAAAACGGAAAGCTTAATGATTATTACGGAATTCATAAAACGATTTCTGGAGATGCTTTTAAGGAAATGAAGGCTTTAATTCAAAAGGGAAAACGTTACGATGTCGTAGTTATAGACCCGCCAAGTTTTGCGAAGCAACAATCAGAAATTGAATTAGCAAAAAAGAAATACGCGCAGTTGGCTGAGTTAGGAGAGAAGCTAACAGCAAAAAATGGGTTATTGGTTTTGGCATCATGTTCTTCTAGGATTTTAGCACAATCTTTTTTTGATTTAAATCAACGTGTTCTAAATGGGCAATCTCGACTTTTTGAAACTATGCTTAAAACTAAACACGATACAGACCATCCAGTCACTTTTCCTGAAGGTGCTTATTTAAAGTGTGGTTACTATAAATTCTTAGAGTGA
- a CDS encoding NAD(P)H-dependent flavin oxidoreductase has protein sequence MQTKLTQLLNIKYPIIQAPMFLVSNVSMVTEAMKAGIAGCIPALNYRTLDELRAAIKELHANKVEGGSFGFNLIVNKSNVKYKGQLEVLCEEGCDFIITSLGSPEETIRQAHAAGIKVFCDVTDLRFAKKVEELGADASIAVNNEAGGHRGNLTPEELTSLLNKELNIPVISAGGVGCKADIDKMLSYGAEGVSVGSPFIASLEAGVTDEYKQACVDYGAEDIIMTERISGTPCTVINTPYVQKIGTKQTWLESVLNKNKKLKKWVKMIRFSIGMKATEKAAKKATYKTVWVAGPSIEHTKQILPVKDIVANLIK, from the coding sequence ATGCAAACCAAACTTACTCAATTACTCAATATAAAATACCCAATCATTCAAGCTCCAATGTTTTTGGTGTCTAACGTTTCAATGGTTACAGAAGCTATGAAAGCAGGAATTGCTGGTTGTATTCCAGCATTAAATTACAGAACGTTAGATGAGTTAAGAGCAGCTATTAAAGAGTTGCACGCTAATAAAGTTGAAGGAGGTTCATTTGGTTTTAATTTAATCGTTAATAAATCCAACGTAAAGTATAAAGGTCAGCTTGAAGTTTTATGCGAAGAAGGTTGCGATTTTATTATAACATCTCTTGGAAGTCCAGAAGAAACTATACGACAAGCACATGCTGCCGGAATTAAAGTGTTTTGTGATGTAACGGATTTACGATTTGCCAAAAAAGTAGAAGAATTAGGAGCAGATGCATCTATAGCTGTAAACAATGAAGCCGGTGGACATCGCGGAAATTTGACACCTGAAGAATTAACAAGTCTATTGAATAAAGAATTAAACATTCCAGTAATTTCTGCTGGTGGTGTTGGCTGTAAAGCAGATATTGATAAGATGTTAAGTTATGGTGCTGAAGGTGTTTCTGTCGGTAGTCCTTTTATCGCATCTTTAGAAGCTGGTGTTACTGATGAGTATAAACAAGCTTGCGTAGATTACGGTGCAGAAGATATTATTATGACCGAGCGTATTTCTGGTACACCATGTACAGTGATTAATACACCTTACGTTCAAAAAATAGGAACTAAACAAACGTGGTTAGAATCTGTATTGAATAAAAACAAGAAACTCAAAAAATGGGTTAAAATGATTCGTTTTTCTATTGGTATGAAAGCTACAGAGAAAGCTGCTAAAAAAGCAACGTATAAAACCGTTTGGGTTGCTGGACCTAGTATTGAGCATACCAAACAGATTCTTCCTGTTAAAGATATAGTAGCTAATTTAATAAAATAG
- a CDS encoding serine hydrolase domain-containing protein, giving the protein MKKYVILLVALISSLTILAQNNQPQRLDSLFSSLYAKKMFNGNVLVADKGEVIFKKSYGNAVEIPEQKLNTETIFELASVSKQFTAIGIVMLQKQWRLNYDDEISKYIPELAFYENVTVRNLLNHTGGLPDYMGLFQKHWDKSKFATNDDIIKLLAEYKPKANFKPGKKFEYSNTGYALLASIIEKASGKSFTDYLAETIFKPLGMKNTFVYRSRYEARDIDNIALGYIADNSGNKIRPEDLDKEIPFYYLDGIVGDGMVNSTLDDLLKWDRALYTDKLVNDVDKALIFSSAETKDGKGSGYGFGWGISDSETYGKIVNHSGSWAGNLTFIERQLDNDKTFIILQNNTTGLTELPNKKVRKILNNEGFVIPRTIKLSEKELDKYTGIYSNENFPIKIGFFVRDGILMGQGDGQGAFPLDSYADHTFKFDQAKISMIFNTENDTIIFTQNGQTFVFDKDK; this is encoded by the coding sequence ATGAAAAAATATGTCATACTTCTAGTTGCATTAATTTCCTCCTTAACCATTTTAGCACAAAACAATCAACCACAACGATTAGACAGTTTGTTTTCATCATTGTATGCTAAGAAAATGTTTAATGGTAACGTTTTGGTAGCTGATAAAGGAGAAGTTATTTTTAAAAAGAGTTATGGTAACGCTGTAGAAATACCTGAGCAAAAACTAAATACCGAAACCATTTTTGAGCTAGCATCCGTTTCAAAACAATTTACGGCAATTGGTATTGTAATGCTTCAAAAACAATGGAGATTAAATTATGACGATGAGATTTCAAAATATATCCCAGAATTGGCTTTTTATGAAAATGTTACTGTGCGTAACTTACTAAATCATACTGGTGGTTTGCCAGACTATATGGGCTTGTTTCAAAAGCATTGGGACAAATCTAAATTTGCTACCAATGACGATATAATAAAACTTTTAGCAGAGTATAAGCCAAAAGCCAATTTTAAACCAGGAAAAAAGTTTGAGTACAGTAATACAGGTTACGCCTTGTTAGCTTCTATTATTGAGAAAGCATCAGGTAAATCATTTACGGACTATCTCGCAGAAACAATTTTTAAGCCTTTAGGTATGAAGAATACCTTTGTGTATCGCAGTAGATACGAAGCTAGAGATATCGATAATATCGCTCTAGGTTACATCGCAGATAATAGCGGTAACAAAATACGCCCAGAAGATTTAGACAAGGAAATTCCGTTCTATTACCTCGATGGTATCGTTGGTGATGGTATGGTCAACTCTACCTTAGACGATTTGCTAAAATGGGATAGAGCGTTATATACAGACAAACTTGTTAATGATGTGGATAAGGCTTTGATTTTTAGTTCTGCTGAGACCAAAGACGGAAAAGGTTCTGGTTACGGTTTTGGTTGGGGTATTTCTGATTCAGAAACCTATGGTAAAATTGTAAATCACTCTGGTTCTTGGGCAGGAAATCTAACATTTATAGAACGACAACTAGATAATGATAAGACATTTATTATCCTTCAGAATAATACAACTGGATTAACTGAATTGCCGAATAAAAAGGTACGTAAGATTTTAAATAATGAAGGTTTTGTCATACCAAGAACAATTAAGCTCTCAGAAAAGGAATTAGATAAATACACGGGCATTTACTCTAACGAAAACTTTCCTATAAAAATTGGGTTTTTTGTACGCGATGGTATATTAATGGGTCAAGGCGATGGTCAAGGTGCTTTTCCTTTAGATAGTTATGCTGACCACACGTTTAAATTTGACCAAGCAAAAATATCTATGATTTTTAATACCGAAAATGATACTATAATTTTCACTCAAAACGGACAAACCTTTGTTTTTGATAAAGATAAATGA
- a CDS encoding DUF3526 domain-containing protein, which produces MKWANIRLFVSHFWRNTKSLKTFYILYIVFILLTAYAAFSGIQNHTIQNNIREAHQVEARQSWEANPDKHPHRMAHFGTFAFRISPVLSAFDYGIESYTGSTVFLEAHRQNSVNFSEATFASGALRFGELSLALLLQLVLPLILFFIGFSSISSDRENNTLKMLLSQGATWKDMLFGKSLGLFFIAQLFFIPVLLVVVFTLLIVDNQLASTSDWLRLLIISLGYSIFFFIVSALTIVISARSHTSKSALLRLLGIWLLFVVLLPKSAQALGNYWFPTPTKLAFQSAIEADVIKRGDSHNPDDPHYNKLRDSVLTVHKVSDVTDLPFNYSGFVMREGEKISSQLYKKHYKYLVATYNNQNNITQLSALVNPFTAIKQLSMTISGTDFSSYIDFQEQADAYRYSLAQTMNNLQMEYISSKATSSEGKVNVIGHEHWEEFEDFKHRPIPLDSSIKNSFLALLSILLWGILAFSLILFTSKRAKAL; this is translated from the coding sequence ATGAAATGGGCTAACATTCGGCTATTTGTATCACACTTTTGGCGTAATACAAAGTCACTAAAAACATTTTACATCCTTTACATCGTTTTTATATTACTAACAGCTTATGCAGCTTTTAGTGGTATACAAAACCATACAATCCAAAATAATATAAGGGAAGCACATCAAGTGGAAGCGAGACAGAGTTGGGAAGCTAATCCTGACAAGCATCCACATCGTATGGCGCATTTTGGGACATTTGCCTTTAGAATCAGTCCTGTTCTATCGGCATTTGACTATGGTATTGAAAGCTATACAGGAAGTACGGTGTTTTTAGAAGCCCATAGACAAAATAGTGTTAATTTTTCAGAAGCTACATTTGCTTCAGGTGCCCTAAGGTTTGGCGAATTAAGCTTGGCCTTACTACTGCAGTTAGTGTTGCCTCTGATTTTATTTTTTATAGGATTTTCCAGTATATCATCAGACAGAGAAAATAATACACTAAAAATGTTATTATCTCAAGGCGCCACGTGGAAAGACATGCTTTTTGGGAAATCTCTTGGACTATTTTTTATAGCACAACTGTTTTTTATACCCGTTTTATTAGTCGTTGTTTTTACGCTTCTTATTGTTGACAATCAACTAGCAAGTACTTCTGATTGGTTAAGGTTATTGATTATTAGTTTAGGATATTCTATATTCTTTTTTATAGTTTCTGCATTAACTATTGTTATCTCAGCAAGAAGTCATACTTCAAAAAGCGCCTTGTTACGTCTTTTGGGTATTTGGCTACTATTTGTAGTATTGTTACCCAAATCAGCACAAGCATTAGGAAATTATTGGTTTCCTACACCAACAAAACTAGCATTTCAATCTGCTATAGAAGCAGATGTTATTAAAAGAGGTGATAGTCATAATCCTGATGACCCACATTATAATAAGTTACGAGACTCTGTTTTAACAGTTCATAAAGTTTCAGATGTTACCGATTTACCTTTTAACTATTCTGGCTTTGTAATGCGAGAAGGCGAAAAAATATCTTCGCAACTCTATAAAAAACATTATAAATATTTAGTAGCTACCTATAACAATCAGAATAATATTACTCAGCTTTCAGCTTTGGTAAATCCATTTACAGCGATTAAACAGCTCTCCATGACAATATCTGGAACTGATTTTTCCTCATATATCGATTTTCAAGAACAAGCTGATGCCTATCGCTACAGTTTAGCACAAACCATGAATAATTTGCAGATGGAATACATTAGTTCAAAAGCTACAAGTTCCGAAGGGAAAGTTAATGTTATTGGTCATGAACATTGGGAAGAATTTGAAGATTTTAAACACCGACCTATACCTCTTGATTCTTCAATTAAAAATTCATTTTTAGCATTATTATCCATTCTATTATGGGGAATTTTAGCGTTTAGTTTAATCCTATTCACTTCAAAAAGAGCAAAAGCACTATGA
- the dnaK gene encoding molecular chaperone DnaK, with product MSKIIGIDLGTTNSCVSVMEGNEPVVIPNAEGKRTTPSVIAFVEGGEIKVGDPAKRQAVTNPTKTVYSIKRFMGNKYSESKQEAERVPYTVVKGDNDTPRVDIDGRLYTPQELSAMILQKMKKTAEDYLGQDVSEAVITVPAYFNDAQRQATKEAGEIAGLKVRRIINEPTAAALAYGMDKKGTDQKIVVFDFGGGTHDVSILELGDGVFEVLSTDGDTHLGGDDVDERIIDWLAEEFIADEDMDLRKDPMALQRLKEAAEKAKIELSSSTQTEINLPYVTATASGPKHLVRTLTRSKFEQLIDDLIKRTIEPCQTALKAAGLSKSDIDEVILVGGSTRIPAVVEAVEKFFGKAPSKGVNPDEVVSLGAGIQGGVLTGDVKDVLLLDVTPLSLGIETMGNVKTNLIEANTTIPTKKSQVFSTAADNQPSVEIHVLQGERPMAVDNKTIGRFHLDGIPPARRGTPQIEVTFDIDANGIIKVSAEDKATGKKQDIRIEASSGLTDEEIQKMKQEAEANAEADAKAADTAKKLNEADSMIFQTESQLKEFGDKLSDDKKQPIEDALAELKTAYESKDLEVIEPALEKINEAWKVASEEMYKAQAEAQGGAAGPDAGAQGQPEAEGDNVEDVDFEEVK from the coding sequence ATGAGTAAGATTATTGGAATTGACTTAGGAACAACCAACTCTTGCGTGTCCGTAATGGAAGGTAACGAGCCGGTTGTAATACCTAATGCAGAAGGTAAGCGCACAACGCCTTCAGTCATTGCTTTCGTAGAAGGTGGTGAAATTAAAGTTGGTGACCCAGCAAAAAGACAAGCGGTAACAAACCCTACAAAAACCGTTTATTCGATTAAGCGTTTTATGGGTAATAAATATTCTGAGTCTAAGCAAGAAGCAGAACGTGTACCATATACCGTTGTTAAAGGCGACAATGATACACCACGTGTAGATATCGATGGTCGTTTATATACGCCACAAGAATTATCAGCTATGATTCTTCAGAAAATGAAAAAAACTGCTGAAGATTACCTAGGACAAGATGTGTCTGAAGCTGTAATCACAGTTCCAGCATACTTTAATGATGCACAACGTCAAGCGACTAAAGAAGCTGGTGAGATCGCAGGTCTAAAAGTTCGAAGAATTATTAACGAACCGACGGCTGCGGCATTAGCATACGGAATGGATAAAAAAGGTACTGATCAAAAAATCGTAGTATTTGATTTTGGTGGTGGTACGCATGATGTTTCTATTCTTGAGTTAGGAGATGGTGTTTTCGAAGTATTGTCTACTGACGGTGATACACACTTAGGTGGTGATGATGTCGATGAAAGAATCATCGATTGGTTAGCAGAAGAATTTATCGCTGACGAAGATATGGACTTACGTAAAGACCCGATGGCTTTACAACGTCTTAAAGAAGCGGCTGAAAAAGCTAAGATTGAATTATCATCTTCTACACAAACAGAAATCAACTTACCATACGTAACGGCTACAGCTAGTGGACCAAAACACTTGGTACGTACACTAACACGTTCTAAATTTGAGCAGTTAATTGACGATTTAATAAAAAGAACAATTGAGCCTTGCCAGACTGCATTAAAAGCAGCAGGTTTATCTAAGTCAGATATTGACGAAGTAATCCTTGTAGGTGGTTCTACTCGTATCCCTGCAGTTGTTGAAGCTGTAGAGAAATTCTTCGGAAAAGCGCCAAGTAAAGGTGTAAACCCAGATGAGGTTGTTTCTTTAGGAGCAGGTATTCAAGGAGGTGTATTAACAGGTGATGTAAAAGACGTTCTTTTATTAGACGTAACGCCATTATCTCTTGGTATTGAAACTATGGGTAATGTTAAAACGAATTTGATTGAAGCAAATACGACGATTCCTACTAAGAAATCACAAGTATTTTCTACAGCAGCAGATAATCAGCCATCGGTAGAGATTCACGTATTACAAGGTGAGCGTCCAATGGCAGTAGATAACAAGACTATTGGTCGTTTTCACTTAGATGGAATTCCACCAGCAAGACGAGGAACACCACAGATTGAAGTGACTTTTGATATCGATGCTAATGGTATTATCAAAGTATCTGCTGAAGATAAAGCAACAGGAAAGAAACAAGATATTCGTATCGAGGCTTCTTCTGGATTAACAGATGAAGAAATCCAGAAAATGAAGCAAGAAGCTGAAGCAAATGCTGAAGCTGATGCAAAAGCTGCAGATACTGCTAAGAAATTAAACGAAGCAGATTCTATGATTTTCCAAACAGAAAGTCAATTAAAAGAGTTTGGTGATAAATTATCAGATGATAAGAAACAACCAATCGAAGATGCTTTAGCAGAATTAAAGACAGCTTATGAGTCTAAAGATTTAGAAGTTATCGAACCAGCTTTAGAGAAAATCAATGAAGCTTGGAAAGTAGCAAGCGAAGAAATGTACAAAGCACAGGCGGAAGCTCAAGGTGGTGCTGCAGGTCCTGATGCAGGAGCGCAAGGCCAACCAGAAGCAGAAGGCGATAATGTAGAAGACGTTGACTTCGAAGAAGTGAAATAA
- a CDS encoding YtxH domain-containing protein — MIHIPALLLGTAIGTGIGMLIAPEKGSDTRDKLKKEGLDVKDQIVSDFKDVKEDVSKAAVSGKEKLNEDIEDLKIKASQKAEKAITFLEKQLAILKEKNKTLQQTS; from the coding sequence ATGATTCATATTCCAGCATTATTGTTAGGTACAGCTATTGGTACTGGTATCGGTATGTTAATCGCTCCAGAAAAAGGAAGCGATACAAGAGATAAATTAAAGAAAGAAGGTTTGGATGTTAAAGACCAAATAGTTTCGGACTTTAAAGACGTAAAAGAAGATGTTAGTAAAGCTGCAGTTTCAGGTAAAGAAAAGCTAAACGAAGACATTGAAGATTTAAAAATTAAAGCAAGCCAAAAGGCAGAAAAAGCGATTACGTTTTTAGAAAAGCAATTGGCTATACTAAAAGAGAAGAATAAGACATTACAGCAAACAAGCTAA
- a CDS encoding succinylglutamate desuccinylase/aspartoacylase family protein, which produces MKLFRFGILFLLLFSCKIIAQSTFTFKNTTVKRGTKSHFLIPITHKTDTVNIPVTVFHGLKPGPTLGITAGVHGYEYPPILAAQELNKKINPIQLKGTIILVQVANVPAFLGRSPYLNPLDDKNLNRSFPGKAKGSLTERIAHFITTEVISKSDYFVDIHAGDAPEDLRAYNAWYQSDALPKVSQKGRDMALAMGFDYSIIFKIPEERLKSASIYCSQEAFHRKIPSVDIECGKLGLTDDNSVTRIVDAMVLLFNHLDMIETSLINPKSDTTIISKRYSIKSKSTGIFYSSKRAGQMVNKGETLGYITDFFGNKLEDVQAQNDGIILYMIGTPPINKDETIFSIGLLQ; this is translated from the coding sequence ATGAAACTGTTTCGATTCGGAATACTATTTTTGCTGCTTTTTAGTTGTAAAATAATTGCTCAAAGCACTTTTACTTTCAAAAATACTACTGTAAAGCGCGGTACTAAAAGTCATTTTTTAATTCCTATTACGCATAAAACGGATACCGTAAATATTCCTGTCACCGTATTTCATGGTTTAAAGCCTGGACCAACTTTAGGTATTACAGCTGGTGTACATGGTTATGAATATCCGCCAATACTAGCTGCACAAGAACTGAATAAAAAAATTAATCCAATTCAACTAAAAGGAACAATTATTTTAGTGCAGGTGGCTAATGTTCCTGCTTTTCTTGGAAGGTCACCATATTTAAATCCACTGGACGATAAAAACTTAAACCGTTCCTTTCCTGGCAAAGCGAAAGGTTCTCTAACCGAACGAATCGCACATTTTATAACAACAGAAGTGATTTCAAAATCAGATTATTTTGTTGATATCCACGCTGGAGATGCTCCTGAAGATTTAAGAGCTTATAACGCTTGGTATCAAAGTGACGCATTGCCAAAAGTGTCTCAAAAAGGCAGAGATATGGCACTTGCTATGGGTTTTGATTATTCTATTATTTTTAAAATACCCGAAGAACGACTTAAATCGGCAAGTATATATTGTTCTCAAGAAGCATTTCATAGAAAGATTCCGTCTGTTGATATAGAATGTGGTAAACTTGGTCTCACTGATGATAATAGTGTTACTCGTATCGTAGATGCGATGGTTTTATTATTCAATCATCTTGATATGATTGAAACCTCTTTAATAAACCCTAAAAGCGATACAACTATAATTTCTAAGCGATACAGTATAAAAAGTAAATCTACAGGTATTTTTTATAGCTCAAAACGGGCAGGGCAAATGGTTAATAAAGGTGAGACATTAGGATACATAACAGATTTTTTTGGAAACAAATTAGAAGATGTACAAGCACAAAATGATGGTATCATACTTTACATGATTGGGACACCACCTATCAATAAGGATGAAACTATTTTTAGTATTGGATTACTTCAGTAA
- a CDS encoding DUF3526 domain-containing protein, protein MIKLYKLLFQQCIRSKEVWMSLSLIFILGIVSIVIGSKHLERQKTEIAEVEAHQKQHFERQVNLHNEDLGLLLYYAKFAHINTLNPLAGLSIGQSDVNPTVKRITIKTFEAQRFDTDLINAMSLQSGNLDLSFIIIYLFPLLVIVLSFNVVSEETETGTWSLIAVQAKSKLRFIISKLAIRFTLLLVVLLLLFIVAVLVMDISLTTTFITIVTLAILYLLFWFALTFLIISLKKSSGFNALLLLSGWLVLLILLPASINAYVALKYPVPEALTTTIAQRDGYHVKWDTDKKATIEAFYKHYPQFKTYGYPTDGFNWLWYYAMQQMGDDESQPQQNALDKKIRLRDKASNSVSYVIPNMHLQLAFNQLAGTSTRQHMEYLNETEAFHEELRLFFYPKVFKQEHADTVNWDDIKPKFHETKVETSALKNILPILVIILVILFIAVPKAKRL, encoded by the coding sequence ATGATTAAATTATATAAGTTATTATTTCAACAATGCATTAGGTCCAAAGAAGTTTGGATGAGTTTGTCATTAATATTTATACTCGGTATAGTAAGTATTGTTATTGGAAGCAAACATCTTGAAAGACAAAAAACTGAAATTGCAGAAGTAGAAGCGCATCAAAAGCAACATTTTGAGCGTCAGGTAAATTTACATAATGAAGATTTAGGTCTACTACTATACTATGCGAAATTTGCGCATATTAATACACTAAATCCACTAGCTGGTTTATCTATTGGGCAGTCAGATGTTAACCCAACCGTTAAAAGGATTACCATAAAAACATTTGAAGCGCAACGCTTTGATACCGACTTGATAAATGCTATGAGTCTACAATCAGGGAATTTAGACCTTTCTTTTATTATTATTTACTTATTTCCTCTACTAGTCATTGTATTAAGTTTTAATGTCGTTTCTGAAGAAACTGAAACCGGTACTTGGTCGTTAATAGCTGTGCAAGCAAAATCAAAATTAAGATTTATAATTTCTAAGCTTGCCATAAGATTTACGTTATTACTTGTAGTTTTATTACTACTATTTATAGTAGCCGTTTTGGTTATGGACATTTCCTTAACTACAACTTTTATCACCATCGTGACCTTAGCAATACTTTATCTTTTATTTTGGTTTGCATTAACTTTTTTAATCATAAGCCTTAAAAAGTCATCTGGATTCAATGCGCTTCTATTGTTATCAGGTTGGTTAGTACTTTTAATTTTACTTCCGGCTAGTATCAATGCCTACGTTGCTTTAAAATATCCTGTTCCAGAAGCATTGACTACTACAATCGCACAACGAGATGGATATCATGTAAAATGGGATACAGATAAAAAAGCCACGATAGAAGCATTTTACAAACATTATCCACAATTTAAAACATATGGTTATCCTACAGATGGTTTTAATTGGTTATGGTATTATGCCATGCAACAAATGGGTGACGACGAATCACAACCTCAACAAAATGCATTAGATAAAAAAATTAGATTACGTGATAAAGCGAGTAATTCAGTATCTTATGTAATCCCTAATATGCATTTACAATTGGCATTTAACCAATTGGCAGGAACAAGTACACGTCAGCATATGGAATATTTGAATGAAACTGAAGCTTTTCATGAGGAATTACGTTTATTCTTTTATCCTAAAGTATTTAAACAAGAGCATGCTGATACTGTAAACTGGGATGATATTAAACCAAAATTTCATGAAACTAAAGTCGAAACATCAGCTTTAAAAAACATATTACCAATACTTGTAATAATATTAGTGATTTTATTTATAGCTGTACCGAAAGCGAAACGTCTTTAA